One window from the genome of Verrucomicrobiia bacterium encodes:
- the purQ gene encoding phosphoribosylformylglycinamidine synthase I — MSSPSVCVLNTAGINCNEETAFAFELAGAETEQRHISELSDHDLQLSDYQILALPGGFSYGDAIASGRILGLELKTRLRDQVDDFVSIGGLVIGICNGFQVLVESGLLPDPVSRPEGPKAASLIPNKTGDFQCRWSDLRVEASACAFANPITMGGDYVELPSAHGEGQFLQPTPDEYKKLADQGQIVFRYCGEDGEPTAGFPDNPNGSPGGITGICDPSGNILGMMPHPERFVVPQQHPNYHRYKALGQTIVPHGLPLFEAMVDYAQDS, encoded by the coding sequence ATGAGTAGCCCATCGGTATGCGTCCTAAACACAGCAGGCATTAACTGCAATGAAGAAACCGCTTTTGCGTTTGAGCTGGCCGGTGCCGAGACAGAGCAGCGGCACATCAGCGAGCTCAGCGACCATGACCTGCAACTAAGTGATTACCAGATCCTGGCGCTTCCCGGAGGCTTCTCATACGGTGACGCCATTGCCTCGGGCAGGATCTTGGGACTGGAGCTAAAGACCCGGCTGCGTGACCAAGTAGATGATTTTGTCAGTATTGGTGGGTTAGTTATAGGTATTTGCAACGGTTTTCAGGTGCTTGTAGAAAGCGGCCTGTTGCCAGATCCCGTATCTCGTCCCGAGGGGCCAAAAGCTGCCAGCCTAATCCCAAATAAAACTGGGGACTTTCAGTGTCGATGGAGCGACCTGCGGGTCGAAGCATCGGCCTGCGCTTTTGCCAATCCGATTACCATGGGTGGCGACTACGTAGAGCTGCCCAGTGCTCACGGCGAAGGCCAGTTCTTGCAACCCACGCCAGACGAATACAAAAAGCTGGCCGACCAAGGGCAAATAGTATTTCGCTACTGCGGTGAAGACGGTGAGCCAACTGCCGGCTTTCCGGATAATCCCAACGGCTCACCCGGCGGCATCACCGGTATCTGCGACCCAAGCGGTAATATCCTGGGCATGATGCCTCACCCAGAGCGTTTTGTGGTGCCGCAGCAGCACCCCAACTACCACCGCTATAAAGCACTGGGACAAACCATAGTCCCTCATGGCCTACCCCTGTTCGAAGCCATGGTAGACTACGCCCAAGACAGCTAG
- a CDS encoding restriction endonuclease: MSNKPYYKRPYSRRSRQATTGELTATLIIAVVLAVAVLAATTATSLVILLVTTLVFVACIVAVAMGWTAFRRHQKMRAIELSSVDAMDGFVFEKYVEQLLKNQGYQNVRLTEKYDLGIDAIADRDGERWGIQIKRNRGKTKAESVRQAVTALNHYKCSRAMVVSNSQFTGAAKQLADSNNCVLIDRGQLGQWIVDFQKGPKK, from the coding sequence ATGAGCAACAAACCGTATTACAAGCGCCCGTACTCCCGCCGGAGCCGGCAGGCCACAACGGGCGAACTGACCGCAACTCTTATCATTGCGGTTGTTTTGGCTGTGGCTGTTTTGGCCGCTACAACCGCTACTAGCTTAGTGATTTTGTTGGTCACAACGCTGGTGTTTGTTGCTTGCATAGTAGCGGTGGCCATGGGCTGGACGGCTTTTAGGCGCCACCAAAAAATGCGTGCCATAGAACTGTCTAGCGTAGACGCCATGGACGGCTTTGTATTTGAGAAATATGTAGAGCAGCTGCTGAAAAATCAAGGCTATCAAAACGTCCGACTGACCGAGAAATACGACCTGGGCATAGACGCCATAGCCGATCGCGACGGTGAGCGCTGGGGTATCCAGATAAAACGCAACCGGGGCAAGACCAAGGCTGAGTCGGTCCGTCAGGCGGTTACTGCCCTGAACCACTACAAGTGTAGCCGGGCTATGGTGGTATCCAATAGTCAATTCACGGGTGCTGCCAAACAACTGGCCGACAGCAATAATTGCGTATTAATAGATCGTGGCCAGCTAGGCCAATGGATTGTCGACTTCCAGAAGGGTCCTAAAAAGTAA